From Neodiprion pinetum isolate iyNeoPine1 chromosome 7, iyNeoPine1.2, whole genome shotgun sequence, a single genomic window includes:
- the LOC124224004 gene encoding THAP domain-containing protein 5-like: MSTCVFCKTKQSKYCGRSFHKFPVKDVLRVQHWLEEMKRKDWKPNRNSTLCSAHFTNDCFDRTGFLITLKKNSVPTIFDNPKSECSSCHRLKEYGRGYSFFKFPLDEPDIMKQWIANINIGPWSPSSDSFLCSDHFELSCFQKKSKNYITLRKGSIPTLFGENLQQTEFQDESDRPTTVNVTKLHDHLHICT, translated from the exons ATGAGTACCTGcgttttttgcaaaacaaagCAATCAAAATATTGTGGACGATCATTTCACAA ATTTCCCGTGAAAGATGTGTTGCGCGTTCAGCATTGGTTAGAAGAAATGAAGAGGAAGGACTGGAAGCCAAACCGAAATAGCACATTGTGTTCAGCTCATTTTACAAATGACTGCTTTGATAGGACAGGATTCCtaattacattgaaaaagaACAGTGTACCAACTATATTTGACAACCCAAAATCAGAGTGTTCATCTTGTCACCGATTAAAGGAATATGGACGTGGCTATTCATTCTTCAA GTTCCCATTGGATGAACCTGATATTATGAAGCAATGGATCGCAAATATAAACATTGGACCGTGGTCTCCATCAAGTGATAGCTTTCTGTGTTCCGACCACTTTGAACTCTCTTGCTTtcagaagaaaagtaaaaattatataactttACGAAAAGGCAGTATCCCAACGTTATTTG GTGAAAACTTGCAGCAGACCGAATTTCAGGATGAATCCGATCGGCCCACCACAGTGAATGTAACCAAATTACATGATCACCTACACATTTGTACCTGA